tcggctctatacggcgctatacggcgcctgcgcccgccgtgtagagctgattgcgcaggtgccatatagagccgactcgcataactgtagatgtcggaagtatgctggatgtaatggtatataattgttttagggtgaacctccgctttaaggtgaaaaaacacgaacctttacaacccctttaaaaaggtcCCTTGCaaatttcatgtcaatgaagaaattgGTGAATAAAATTCACGTTTCTTACCTTTGTCCTTTATTTGGTAGGATGACTTCACAGATCACAAGGAAGACGCTCCGGTGGAAATGACGTACGTGCGATACAAAGATGGTcctaaggaagaagaaggaaagaTTATTACTTTACCCAAAAACGAGGAGAATGAGTTTACGGTGGAACTTCAGACAAGGCCTCTTACCCCTCCGGAGACGCACGTCTACACAGAAGTTAATGTTGCCGATGATAGAAGGCCGAGTTCCATGGATGGTTTGAGCAAACCACATCAGCTCCTAGCAGAAGCTAATCAGGGCTCAGTACCGAAGATGGTTGGGTTTATGTTTGACAAGTTCTCACGTCGGCCTGAAGCGTCTTCATTGAATTCTGATGTCTCAGGGGAAATCTCTGCTAATGGGCTAAATAAAACCCTAAATGTCGAAAGTCAAGTGGAGACAGTTTTACTTTCTAATGGACAAGGAGACCTTCACCACAACCTATTAGGTGAAAAGCCAACTTCAGGTGGACCCTATTATCAGGAGCCAAAGTATATATTCAGTGATAATTACAACAAATATTGTGACTCTTCTTCATCATTTTCTTCAATTTCTGAACCTAATGACCTCTTTTACCACTCTGAGGACTCTCAAGATTCCATAAAGCCATCACCGATGTCGGATGATAGTGGATTGGTGACACCGCATGACCAAAATGAAGAAGATGACCCCTTCAAGTATGTCCTACATAAGCCCAAagataaatttgatggtgaccttTCCAAACAGATGACCGTCTTCCAAGCATACAAATCAAGCACAGAAGATAAGCTTAATTCAAAAAATCATCTGGATTCTGTTGAAGACCACCCGCAAGAGGAAACCGACCCTGTGGATGATAAGAACGCAGCTAAAGTTTCCATAATCCCCCATGACTTATTTTATTATCCCCATTATAGTGTTCCCATTGCGGATGTCTTGCAAGCCTTTGCCGACAAATGTCCAGATGGTATCGTTGGGGCCAGTACAGAGTTTGATGATTCATCTGAATGCCACTCAGAGGACAGCGAATCGTTCAGCGGTGAAGATGACTTGAATGGAGAGAAGATAGAAAAAGTGACTTCAGTACCAGAATCTGCAGAATGGGGGTTAGGTTTGAAGGACTATGCGCAAGACGTGAGGTACACAAAGACTGGTGCACCAGCTCAATCAGTGGGATCCATATTGAACGGATCAGTATCTCAAGCGACCCATGACCTACAGCCCAACAATTTCACTTTTCATTCTGACCATCATAAAACTTCTCAGGTAATATCAGTAGAGGTAGACCAGTGTCACCGTAAAATACTAGCTTTGGAtaaacttaggggcagatccacagagagagtacgccggcgtatctactgatacgccggcgtactttcaaatttcctgcgtcgtatctttggtttgaatcctcaaaccaagatacgacggcatctgggttagatccgacaggcgtacagcttcgtacaccttcggatcttagatgcaatactttggcgtccgctgggtggagttctcgtcgttttccgcattgagtatgcaaattagctatttccgacgatctacgaacgtacgcgcggctgtcgcattctcttacgtcgtctctagtctgctttttccggcgtatagttaaagctgctgttttgcggcgtatagttagacttgccatgttaagtatggccgtcgttcccgcgtttcatttgaattttttttttttttgcgtaagtcgttcatgaatcgggatggacgtaatttacgtccaggtcaaaaccaatgacgtccttgcgacgtcatttagcgcaatgcacggcgggaaatttcgggacggcacatacgcagttcgttcagcgcggggacgcgcttaatttaaatgaagcatgccccctacccgcccaatttgaattccgcgcccttacgccgcttgagatacactacatcgctgtaacttacggcgcaaaatctttatggattcgaaccaaagccaggtaaggtacggcggcgtagcgtatctcagatacgatgcgccggggcagatctttgtggatctgccccttggtctTTAAACTGAATACCAtgtgtgctcaacctgtggccttccagctgtttcaaaactacaagtcccatcatgcctcagcctttgggagtcatgcttgcaactgtcagccttgcaatgcctcatgggacttgtagttccgctacagctggagggccacaggttgagcacccatgctgtaTACTGAGTACATTCCCAAGGTTTTATCACGCTAACGGATTCGaaatacagaaaatacctgttgatcactAAGAAATGCAGTAAGTTTATATCTTCCTGTATATAACCCCAAGTTGTTCTTTTATCCCTTGCTGCTAgactacagaaccccccccccccatacccataACAGGCAGAATCATCACATATTTCTCTGTACTTACAGTATTTTTGTGACCCAAATTGATAGTTGTTTAAGGTCTATGAATGGTCACGCTAAGGAAAGTATGGGAGTGAGATAAGAAGAAAGGAGCCACTGAATGGTCAGAAGGGGGGTCAGGGCGTGATTAATAAGAACTTATTAAGAATTATGATTAGCAGTGTAAAGGTATTTATTAGGTTCCTGGGTAGGGGGAAGGCACAGTAGGAAGAAAGAGTGGGTTAGAGAAAGAAGAAGGTGGTAACAAGATTCCCAGTAGAAGGAAggccactaatgccctgtacacacgatcggacctttgtccgaccaaattcacatcagaattcagacggaattccatcaaagtaaaatagaacatgttctcttctctatgtaaactccgatggtattcatcggaatttccgatgatattactccgatggggcatacacatggtcggaacttccgactgactttttccatcggaaattccgatcgtgtgtacggggctttaggatcTCGAAGAGAGAGGGATCTGGATAGTTGATACTGTATATTTGCAAGGCACAAAATCAGATGTGCCTGCCCGTGTCTTCCGGGTTCAGCtggtaacgcggtgacgtcagaacgtcgcctgcCCAACGTTTCGTCCCAAAGAGGACGTGACCATGTAAGTTTTTTTTCACTGGAGAATCAAAGTCTGAACACATGTATTGGGACTTCACATATATGGATTGTTCATTATTTGGACTCTGAATGATTACACCTATCACTgggttattatattatattattctaTTTAGTCACTCTCCGTTTATGTAGAGTGTCTTGTCTATATTACAgcaatattcatttatttatttatcttcatTTATATAGAGGTATCTTTATATTAATTTTCACTTTATTAGCGCAGCTTTTTTGATTTTTGTAGAGGGTAAACTTTGCCtgtgtgttatatgcagggggatgtggaaagtttttttcctgaaacctttaagttagggtgcgtgttatacgccgataaatacggtagctcagGATTAGTCTTTAAAAGTAATTGATTTAGAATCTCTTGAAGATAACATGGCTTTACTAATTTTAGGTTAAGGAGCACACTGAAGATCCTGATGATGACTGGGATGAAGCTCCAACAAGTAGAGGGGGAATGTTTGGTAGGAAATCAGATTTGGAGGAAGACTACTATCTTATTGAGGATCGGGCAGCCAGACTTGCTGCTGAAGTGGGGGCCAGTCTTCAGGATCCATGGCAGTCAAGGTAACGTTTGTGGACAAGCCAAATGGTTATTTAAGAGAGACAAATTCCTTTCCAGTTAAAGTAGCTATTAGAGGTGGAAGACCGGGCTGGACTGACTTGCTCGGTTGAGGGTCTGTGAGTGAGTGatggtgggtggggtgggtgcgtGTTGGGGAAGTTCGCTCCCGGTGAATCCAACCCAATTCAGCAGGAAGGTGGTGGCCCCTTTTGGGGTGCTACCTCTGGGTACAGCCTCAAGGTCGTTTCTGGATAAACTTGTGAGGATAGGTAAAAGGAGCGCCCAGTATCCAATCAGAAGTCAATAAAAGGTGAACGGTCATTTTCATTGGAAATAGTAGAGCAAGATAAAACCAATGCGTTTTGGGGGAACAAAGACTCACCCTTCTTCAGGGCTGCTGATTTATGCTACAATGTATGGAGATGTGCCCAAGATGGTGTGTCAGTGACGCTGGGATCGGGACGATTGCAGTATTATCCGGCGGTGCAGCATGGAGAGAGGTAGTTGGCGCCACTGGAGTTTGAATTAGACTTTCTGGAGTTTGAATTAGACTTTGGAGTCTAATTCAAACTGCCATGGGCACCAACTACCTCTCTCCATGCTGCCCTGCCGGAGAATACCGCAATCATCCCGATCCCAGTGTCACAGACACACCATCTTGGGAACATCTCCATCACTTAAAGCATAAAGCagcagccctgaagaagggggagtcTTTATTCCCCCGAAACGCATTAGTTTTTATCATGCAGTTACGTACCTTAGGTG
This window of the Rana temporaria chromosome 13, aRanTem1.1, whole genome shotgun sequence genome carries:
- the CLMN gene encoding calmin isoform X2, whose protein sequence is MDTIKARWAERENVQKRTFTRWMNLHLEKCSPPLEVKDVFVDIQDGKILMALLEVLTGHNLLHEYKSSTHRIFRLNNIAKALKFLEDSNVKLVSIDAAEIADGNPSLVLGLIWNIILFLQIKELTGNLNRMSSSSSLSSLPSGSESDASHPSTPSAPGAEKSLSVSIKDQRKAIKALLSWVQQRTRKYGVAVQDFAGSWRSGLAFLAIIKAIDSSLVDIKKALERSPRENLEDAFTIAQRSLNIPRLLEPEDLMVNSPDEQSIMTYVTQFLEHFPELDPDDFTDHKEDAPVEMTYVRYKDGPKEEEGKIITLPKNEENEFTVELQTRPLTPPETHVYTEVNVADDRRPSSMDGLSKPHQLLAEANQGSVPKMVGFMFDKFSRRPEASSLNSDVSGEISANGLNKTLNVESQVETVLLSNGQGDLHHNLLGEKPTSGGPYYQEPKYIFSDNYNKYCDSSSSFSSISEPNDLFYHSEDSQDSIKPSPMSDDSGLVTPHDQNEEDDPFKYVLHKPKDKFDGDLSKQMTVFQAYKSSTEDKLNSKNHLDSVEDHPQEETDPVDDKNAAKVSIIPHDLFYYPHYSVPIADVLQAFADKCPDGIVGASTEFDDSSECHSEDSESFSGEDDLNGEKIEKVTSVPESAEWGLGLKDYAQDVRYTKTGAPAQSVGSILNGSVSQATHDLQPNNFTFHSDHHKTSQVKEHTEDPDDDWDEAPTSRGGMFGRKSDLEEDYYLIEDRAARLAAEVGASLQDPWQSREIWNDTHVRNTREHEPHKPSNLIALREEHTEGYKDHNYGLRKNEYGDTRSGSPRSGTFVSDHDLRKLYPIGILLWFICYCIFILPELDMDKVEFLVKDD
- the CLMN gene encoding calmin isoform X1 — encoded protein: MAGHEWDDDWFQREELIGQISDIRVQNLQAERENVQKRTFTRWMNLHLEKCSPPLEVKDVFVDIQDGKILMALLEVLTGHNLLHEYKSSTHRIFRLNNIAKALKFLEDSNVKLVSIDAAEIADGNPSLVLGLIWNIILFLQIKELTGNLNRMSSSSSLSSLPSGSESDASHPSTPSAPGAEKSLSVSIKDQRKAIKALLSWVQQRTRKYGVAVQDFAGSWRSGLAFLAIIKAIDSSLVDIKKALERSPRENLEDAFTIAQRSLNIPRLLEPEDLMVNSPDEQSIMTYVTQFLEHFPELDPDDFTDHKEDAPVEMTYVRYKDGPKEEEGKIITLPKNEENEFTVELQTRPLTPPETHVYTEVNVADDRRPSSMDGLSKPHQLLAEANQGSVPKMVGFMFDKFSRRPEASSLNSDVSGEISANGLNKTLNVESQVETVLLSNGQGDLHHNLLGEKPTSGGPYYQEPKYIFSDNYNKYCDSSSSFSSISEPNDLFYHSEDSQDSIKPSPMSDDSGLVTPHDQNEEDDPFKYVLHKPKDKFDGDLSKQMTVFQAYKSSTEDKLNSKNHLDSVEDHPQEETDPVDDKNAAKVSIIPHDLFYYPHYSVPIADVLQAFADKCPDGIVGASTEFDDSSECHSEDSESFSGEDDLNGEKIEKVTSVPESAEWGLGLKDYAQDVRYTKTGAPAQSVGSILNGSVSQATHDLQPNNFTFHSDHHKTSQVKEHTEDPDDDWDEAPTSRGGMFGRKSDLEEDYYLIEDRAARLAAEVGASLQDPWQSREIWNDTHVRNTREHEPHKPSNLIALREEHTEGYKDHNYGLRKNEYGDTRSGSPRSGTFVSDHDLRKLYPIGILLWFICYCIFILPELDMDKVEFLVKDD